The proteins below are encoded in one region of Desulfovibrio sp. JC022:
- the satP gene encoding acetate uptake transporter, which produces MDSKLANPAPLGLMGFGMTTILLNIHNAGFFPISSMILAMGIFYGGIAQIIAGIMEFKKGNTFGTTAFTSYGLFWLTLVALIVMPKMGIADPTPHAYMGWYLLMWGLFTMFMFLGTLKSNKVLQFIFFSLTVLFFLLAVRDFSGSHFIGTIAGWEGIICGASACYLAMAEVINEQYGRTVLPIGE; this is translated from the coding sequence ATGGACTCAAAACTCGCAAACCCCGCCCCGCTCGGCCTGATGGGATTCGGCATGACCACCATCCTGCTGAACATCCACAACGCAGGATTTTTCCCCATCAGTTCCATGATTTTGGCCATGGGAATTTTCTATGGCGGTATCGCACAGATCATCGCCGGAATAATGGAATTCAAGAAAGGCAACACCTTCGGGACCACCGCCTTCACTTCCTACGGTCTGTTCTGGCTGACCCTGGTTGCCCTGATCGTCATGCCCAAGATGGGGATTGCCGATCCCACCCCGCACGCATACATGGGCTGGTACCTACTTATGTGGGGACTCTTCACCATGTTCATGTTCCTCGGAACTCTAAAGAGCAACAAAGTACTTCAGTTCATCTTCTTTTCCCTGACAGTGCTCTTCTTCCTGCTGGCGGTAAGAGATTTCTCCGGCAGCCACTTCATCGGGACAATTGCCGGATGGGAAGGAATAATCTGCGGAGCTTCCGCATGCTATCTTGCCATGGCTGAAGTCATCAATGAACAGTACGGACGCACTGTCCTGCCCATCGGCGAATAA